Proteins found in one Streptococcus iniae genomic segment:
- a CDS encoding class A sortase — protein sequence MVRNRHNEKKKRSLASTLRLVLSVILLVVGLALLFNKPIRNTMIAWNSNKYQVTKVSKKTIEKNKTAKSSFDFEAVEAASTDSVLEAQMASQQLPVIGGIAIPDLDINLPIFKGLGNTELLFGAGTMKEEQVMGGENNYSLASHHIFGMAGSSKMLFSPLEHAKVGMPIYLTDKDKIYRYDITVVETVTPDRVDVINDTLGMKEVTLVTCTDIEATERIIVKGVLKEEMAYKTAPKSVLKAFNHSYNQIAIE from the coding sequence ATGGTAAGAAATCGACACAACGAAAAAAAGAAAAGATCACTAGCTAGCACATTAAGATTAGTCTTATCAGTTATTTTACTAGTTGTTGGCTTGGCTTTACTCTTTAATAAACCCATCCGCAACACAATGATTGCTTGGAATTCTAATAAATACCAGGTAACCAAAGTGTCAAAGAAAACAATTGAAAAAAACAAAACCGCTAAAAGCAGTTTTGACTTTGAAGCCGTAGAAGCAGCAAGCACTGATTCTGTTTTAGAAGCCCAAATGGCCTCGCAACAGTTACCAGTTATTGGAGGTATTGCAATTCCAGACCTTGATATTAACTTGCCAATCTTTAAAGGATTAGGTAATACCGAATTATTATTTGGTGCTGGTACAATGAAAGAAGAGCAGGTTATGGGAGGCGAAAACAATTACTCCTTAGCCAGTCACCATATTTTTGGTATGGCCGGTTCCTCAAAAATGCTCTTTTCACCATTGGAACACGCTAAAGTTGGTATGCCTATCTATCTTACTGATAAAGATAAGATTTACCGCTATGATATCACCGTTGTTGAAACGGTTACACCTGATAGAGTTGATGTCATCAACGATACTCTTGGTATGAAAGAAGTTACATTGGTGACTTGTACAGATATTGAAGCGACTGAAAGAATCATTGTCAAAGGCGTTTTAAAAGAAGAGATGGCTTATAAAACAGCACCTAAATCTGTTTTGAAAGCTTTTAATCATTCTTATAACCAAATTGCTATTGAATAA